A stretch of DNA from Micromonospora peucetia:
AGATGGCTCTTTAGTATCCGCTGAGCGGTATATCGAACCTCTAACTCGTCTCGGAATAACCAAGGGCTTGCCTCGGCTAAGTCAATTGGAGGCGCAAGGCGAAGATAGCCGCAGATCAGGTTGACTACGGTGTTCCTGTGGCTGGGATTATTCTCGCCTAGGCGGGATAGGGCGTATAAGGCGGCGATGCGCGCGGACGGTCGGTCGTGCCCCAGCAGTTCGGCGGCTTTGGCGTATAGGTCAGTTATCCGGCGTTCTTCTGCATCTCGCTCGGTGACTTGTGAGGTCCGAATTTGTAGCAGATGTTCGCGCTCGCTTAACCATTGCCTGCGCGCGGTGAGAAGAAGTGCCAGTGCTCCGCCGGTCCCCGCGCCTACGGTAAGGCCAGTTTTAATCGCTTCGATCTGGAGTCGAACCTCCTCGGCCTGGTTGCCCACCCCCTTGACCAGTGACAGTAGGAGATAAACGGATGCCGCGGCCGCCACGGCGACTAACGCGGCAAGCATCGCGATCGTCGCTCCGCTTATAGGGCGAAAGCGGCGAGGGTCTGTCATGGCTCACCCCGGGCTGTTGGACACGGACCTGCTCATCCTTGCTTGCGGGCGCAAGAGCGTGTGCCTGACCTGCCAGTGGCGAGCGCGACAGGGTCGTGCGTCCCGTAGGGCGCTCCACCCTTGTCACCCTGGCCCTGGCCCTGGCCCGCTCCACGGTGTGCGGGGCGACAGACGGGGTGGCAGGTGTTCGAAGGCTAGAGACCAAGCTTGCGGCGGTCGAAAGTCTCTTGAAGGCGGGCATAGTCAGCCATCGCCCGGAGGAGAGCAAGCATTTGAAGTAGAGCGTAGATGATTATCGAGATAACCATGAAGAAGCCAAGCCGGGAGCGTAGGCAGTGGGACGGGTCCACCATATTCGCGTCTCCCGCTATCGCAAAATACGCCATAGCCCCCACGCCTAGGGTAAGCTGAGCGACCATTGTCCATAAGAAGGTAAAGACGAGATCGCCGTACAAAGAACGGAATCGCGAGTTATAGCGGGCTGGAGTCAGAAGGTGCTGCTCGTCAGGATTTCGGGCCCGCGGCTTATCGTCTGGGCCAATGACAACCTCTGGTGCTCCTGGCCCATTCGCAATCATCGTGTAGTAGTAGCTGGTCTTAGGGATAGACAAAGCCAAGGCGGCGGCGGCTGTCGAGGCGCCGAAGCCAAGAGCGGAGTACGCCAGGAGCCCGGCCACAAAATCTTTGACCGCGATCTTCGTTAGGGCAGGGAAGAAGTCCAACTGGAAGGCCGCAAAGGTAAGGACTCCAGCACCGAGTAGACTTATCGACACATTACGATGAAAAACGGTGTCCGAGAAGCGAGGCCCTAGGTGCGAACGTGTGAAGCGAAAGTACCGCACGCGTGACTGCTTCGAACTCGTCATGATGCAACCCTAGGACAGGCGTACGACAAGTTTCCGGCTCTACCCCGACGCCTGTCGTGCCCTCTCCCTGACCAGAGGTAGGGCCGCTTCCGCCAGCTCCTCGGCCGCAGCGAACACCTGCTCATCCTGCTCCTCCTGGGGAGCTGCCGAATTGATCCGCGTTGTTGTCCGCATCTGATGCTTGTCGAGGGTGAGAATCCGGTCGGCAGCTTCTCCTTCCCTCCGGCCAACGATCCTGATATTCCGAAGGTTATGAAGGCCGTCTCGAAGGTGCTGTTTAACGAGACGAATCGCCCCAGAGGTGCGGGACAGCGACTTTCCGCGTTCCGCCTTCACTGCGATCTCGGCCTCGCCGGCGTTGGAATCGTCAGCCAAGCGTGATAGCAAGTCACTGGAATCGTCCCAATCGGAGTTGGGCCTTGCGACAACCAGAGCCGCTTCTCGAATGCGGACCAGTTGATTGATGTCTTCCTCGAATGATGGTGAAGGCATCGGGCTTAGATCGACGTGCAATTTCTCCACGAATCCGAGATTGCGAGCGATGTTGTTGAAATATCGCTCCAGATTGGTTGCCCCAACACCCACGCGACGACTCTCAATAAAGACGCACCGGTCCTCGGGGGCGACGGAAACCCTGGTTGACTGAACTAGCCAGGTCCCCTCTGGTGTGCGCCCCTGTACGGTTGTGCCGGTGCTCTCGTCGTAAAGAATTGGGATATCTCTCGGATTTCCGCTAACGAATCGGAAGTGATGCATCCCTTCTCGCTCAACTGAACGTACGATCGCAAGCACGACGTTGGAGCTAACATCGATTCTTGTTCGCCCGTAGGGGAGATTGACGAGCCAGTGAAAGAACTCGGGGTAATTCAAAAGCCCTTCGGTTGTCCGCCCATGAATGACGTACGCCTTGATGAACCGGACCTGGCTCTGCGGCACGATCTCCTCCTATCCGCCAACCCATCGAATGAGGCTGACGGGCTACAGCAAGTCGCGATCGTAGCCGCTTACAGACCTTGAATGGCCAGGTTCGTCCGATGTGGCCTGTGTGATGGCCTCGCGTTGGGGTAGATCGATGGGATGAGGTATCCCGATGGAGGTGGGTTGTCCGCGCGGGGGCGGGCGAAGCGTGAGGCGGTACGACGGCAGGCGGCCGGGTGGTTCGCCCAGGATGTGTCGGTGCCGGAGATCGCGCGCAGGCTGCGGGTGTCGCAGACCGCGGTGTACGGGTGGCGTAAACGGTGGCAGGTCGGTGGTGAGCAGGCCCTGGCCTCGAAAGGGCCGGGTGGGTCTCGGTGTCGCCTGGATGAGGGCCGGCTGCGGCGGCTGGCCGATGGCCTGGAGGAAGGGCCGGCGGCGCACGGGTTCGGTAGTGATCAGCGGTGGACCCTGGCGCGGGTGTCGGACTTGATCGCCCGGATGTTCCGTACCCGGTACACGCTGCGCGGGACGGCGAACATCATGTACCGGTTGGGTTGGTCGGTGCAGGTCCCCGCGCATCGTGCGGTCGAGCGTGACGAGGCCGCGATCGTCACCTGGCGGCGGGAGACGTGGCCGGCGGGAAAACGGTAGCGGCGCAGCGGCAGGCGTGGCTGGTCTTCGAGGACGAGGCTGGTCAGACGTTGCGCCCTCCGAAGGCCCGCACCTGGGGACGACGCGGGCACACCCCTGTGGTTCCGGTGGCGGGCAAGGGTTCCGGTCGGGTCTCGATCGCCGGGTTGACCTGTTACCGGCCCGGGAAGCGGTCCCGGCTGATCTACCGCACGATCACCCATCGCGGTCGCAAGAACGAGCGCCGTAGCTTCAGTGAACGCGACTACATCTGCCTGCTCGACGCCGCTCACCAGCAGCTCGGCGGCCCGATCGTGTGCGTCTGGGACAACCTGAACACCCACGTCTCCGCCGCCATGCGGCAGATGATCGACGCCCGGGACTGGCTGACCGTCATCCGGCTACCGGCCTACGCCCCGGACCTGAACCCGACAGAGGCAGTGTGGTCCCACCTCAAACGCAGCATCGGCAACCTCGCCGTGACCGGCGTCGACCACCTCCTCGCAATCGTCAAGAACCGACTCAAGAGCATCCAGTACCGCACCGACCTACTCGACAGCTTCCTCGCGCACACCGGACTGACCCTCAAACCCGACACAACCTGACCATTCAAGATCTGTAGCGCACCCAGACGCATAAGACAAACTATAAAGAATGGCCCTAAACTGGCGACAGGAAGTCAGTCGCCTTCCCGACAGCTCCCGTCCCCTTCAGGTGAGGGCCACTGCCACGTTGCCGCCGCTCGAAGTGTTGGGCGTCAGCCCAAAGCAGCTTGGTTGCTCTGGTGGCTCGTCGCGAGCATCTACCCGTCTCAGTTCTCGTCTCGTTCACTGACGTTCAGGGCAGGTCAGGAGCGGTGATACATGCCTATCCCTCCTGGCGATGGACACCGACGGACCTCTCTGGACAGGGCGTCATGGAACTTACAAGCGAGGGGTCGCAGGTTCGAAACCTGCCGCGCCCACACTCTGACCAGCACGCGAAACGGGCCGCCGGATGACCGGCGGCCCGCTCCGTCTCAGTTCGTCACGTTCCAACTGATGTGGTTGCCGACCCCAACTTCGGGGCTCGTCGCGTGCCGCCTCTGCGACTGGCGGGTCCGCGGAGCCGCTCGCTGGCAGCGGCACTCACGTCAGTTCTGCGATCACTGCGCGGACCATTCGGCGGCCGTGCTCGGCCATCCGGGGAAAGGTGTGCCGGTAGTAGTCGATGCCGGTCAGCGACGGTGCGAGGGCCCAGCCGCAGGCGCGGTGCCAGGTGGCGTCGTCGTACTCGATTGCCTTCCGGTACGCGTCCCGAGCCGCGCCGGTGAAGGTCCACAGCGCCGGTGCCACGTCCGGTGCCGGGTCGCCGACACCGAGTGCCCCGAAGTCGACGACCGCGACCAGCCGGCCAGCGTCGGTGATCAGGTTGCCCGGCTGCAGGTCGCCGTGGATCCATACGGGGTCTCGGTCCCAGTCGGGAGCGGCGAGGCAGGCGTCCCAGGCGGCCTCGGCTGCGGCCACGTCGAAGCCGTCGTCATGCTCGGCCAGGCGGGGCAGCACCCGGCGGACGTTCGCGTCGACGTGGCGCAGGGCGGACCCGCGGGAACCCGGTGGCTTGACCGGACCTTCGGCAGGATCCATCCGGTGCAGGGCATGGACGAAGGCCGCCACGTCGCGGGCCAGGGGTACGTCGTCGCAGCCGAGCCGGGGCGGTGTGTCGCCCGGGACCCACGGCACCACCGTCCACCGCCACGGGTAGCCCGCGCCCGGCTCGCCGACGTGCAGCGGAACGGGGATCCGCACCGGCAGGTGAGGCGCCAGCACGGGCAGCCATCGAGCATCAGAATCGGCTTGGTCGACCGCCGAGGCAATCTTGGGCATCCGGGCGACGAGGTCGTTGCCGATCCGGAACAGTACATGGTCGGTGCCCTCCAACTCGTCGGCCAAATTGGTAACGGGAAGGTCAGCCCACTGTGGGCACTGGGCCGTCACCAGGCGGCGCATCTGACCGACGGTGGCTCGGACCTCGTCATCGTGGATGGGCACGACCGGCACGGTAGTGCGGTGAGGCGGCGCGGTGCCAACCGATTAGTCCGGCACCGCACTTTGCCTACGCTCGCCGCGTTGGGCGTCAGCCCCATCGCCGCCGCCTGGCCTAGGGCGACTGCGAAGTCGGGCGGGAGCGCTTCGACCAGGGGGTCTGGGGGATTTGGGGTGGGCGCTGCTCCATGGCGGGGTATGCCTCCCGGTGCCTATGGAGCTGAGTCGGATACGACATCACCCGCGCCCGCCGTGCTCGGCGACCGCAAGCGCCGACCCGACGGTCGTGGGTCACCCGACGGGCCATGGCCCGACCGGCGTTGATGACGTGGACGACTCAGCTCCATAGGCGCCGCCCCACGGCATCGACCGCCTCGCCCACAGCTCCGCCCCGGCCACGAGCCCCGAACCGACCGGGGACCGCACCCGCGACAACGCAATGACCCTGCCTGGCCGCTCTCGTAGCTTGTTGTGAGTCATCTCGGTTCCCGTCTCGTTCACTGACGTTCAGGGCGGGTCGGGAGCGGCGGCGGGTGTCGATCTTTCCTGGTGATGGATGTCGGCGGACCTCGGTGGACAGAGCGTCACGGAACTTACAAGCGAGGGGTCGCAGGTTCGAAACCTGCCGCGCCCACCCATCACCACCAGCACCAACACCGGGCCGAAGATCAGAGATCCGGCCGATGACAGCAACGGCGGCCAGCTCCGACCCCGGGAGCCGGGTCCGTGCCGGGCGCGGTTGGGCCAACTGCGCCACCGTGGCGGTGTCCGCCGGGGGCGCGGTCCGTGACACGAGAGCCGACTCAGTCTGTTCCGGTGGCAGCGTCCGTACGTGCGTGAAGGCCTACTTGACGTAGCGGGCTGGGCGGCGGCCCGCTCTCCCCAGCGGCGGGCCGACGGCGAACGTGGTGGCAAAAGGTTCCTAGCGGATTCTTGCTGCCCGTTCGGACAATGATCGGCATGGCAGAGATGAGCCCGCGCAAGGTTAGACGGCTGGGTCGGCTGTTCATGCTGGGATTCCCGCTGTTCGAGTTGGTCTTCGACTTCGTCCTCCTCCTTGTCACGTATCTGGTGCTGGCCTCGATCGTTCCCAACGTGCTGGGTGAGGTGGCCGTGAGCCCTGCCAGGTTCGCTGCCTGGATCGCGCTGGTGAGGTTGCCAATGACCCTCGCCTACACGCTGGCCGTTTCGTGGCGCGGGTGGATGGCCTTGGTGACCAGGGGCGAGGTTCTCGATCCTCCGGTACGGAAGGGTTGGCGGCGCGCCCTGGTCAGGGTGCGCGACTGGGGAGCAGATGCCGCTTGGTCAGTGATGGCCGCGTTGATCGTCTTCGACCACGTAGCCGATCCGGGCGATGCAAGGGTCTGGCAGCTCGTCGCTGTAACTGCTGTCGGACCGTTCCTGCTGCCGAAGTCCGTGAGGGGATTGTTCTGGCTGCTGCGCTGGTGGTGGCGACGGAGGCGCATATACCGCGCACGGCACGCGAGGCCTGATCAGGAGACCATCAATGTCTGACAGCCGGGCTGAGTGACCAACTGGGTGACGATCGGGACGGACGCCAGCGGACGGGCAGGGACGCTGATGGACGGTTCCAGCAGGCCAACACCCATTAAATGGCAGGTCAGCGCCCCGTGTTGGTTGCCTGGGGGCCAAGTAGTCGGGTGTCGGCCCTCGCCTCTCACACGTAGTCACGCCAGAAGGCCACGGTCGCCTTGGGCTCCCGGAACTCTTGGTCGATGTAGTGGGCGAGGTCGTGGCCGTACACGATGGAATCGGTGAGTCGGTGGATGGACAGCACGGGATGCCCGAAGGAGCCGCGACCAGCCGGTAGGTAGCGGTGGGCGTACACGGGGATCATCCGGGGCACGTCGGCGAGGAGCCGCTTCGCCTTGGCCATGCGCCTGACGAGGTCGTGAGGGCGATTGCTCCACCCCGGTGGCCACTCGCCGTGCTGGATGTCGTCGAGCGCGGTTGCGAACGGCCAGTCGACCTGCTCTTGCAGGGTGGTGGAGCCGAGCTGCCGCCAGTTCGGCCAGCCCCAACTTGCCTTGGCGGGGTGGTCATCGTGGCCAGGCGTCCAGACGGGCAGCCCGGCCGCGAGGAAAGCGCGGTGGTCGTCGGCGAACTCGAAGCCGAACCGTCGCTCGATGGTGACGAACTCGGTGTCGGTGAGCCCCGGTTGGATGTCCACCAGGTCCAGATTGGCCATCCGGCGAGCGGCCTCGATACCCAATTCGACACCCGCACCGTTCGTCACCGGAGAAGGGTAGCGACCTGGGTGCCCCATGTGGGGTGACTCGTTCACACCGAAGCGGCCGGCGTCGGGGACAATACGTGGGCCGCCGGCCGACCGGCGGCCCGCCGTCGCCTCGGTTGGGCAGACTTCGGCAGGCGTCATCGTCCCCGCTGGCGGATCTTGATGCTGTCGAGATCAGTCGACACCGACGTGAGATCGCGGTGCTCGGCTCCGAGTTCCCGGACGGCGGCTGCGGCGAGCGCTTCCGCCCTGCCGATCACGACCTCTTCCTTGTCCTCCTCGGTGGCCGGGACGACGCAGCGGAAGGTGAACGACGAGAGCAGGGACCGCTCGTACGTCACGGTGCCCTCCTCGGTGAACCTGGCCCGGAACACGTCGTGTTCGTCGGCCTGAGCGAGCAGTGCGGCCCGCTGCTCGTCATTGAGGGGCGCGAACTTGCCGCGCACGATGACCTGATAGGCCTTACGGGTCATTGCTGGAGACCTCCGGATCTGGCTGATCGTCACGATCGTGCGGCGGGGTTGTACGTGACGACGAACGGCTGCGCGTGAATGTCGGGGATCACCAGCGCACCCGCGAGGCGCGTGCCTCGTCCGATACCGGCCGCAGCTCAACCTGGCCATCGTCCCGCCACCCTCGACTCATCGCCGGCAACATACCAACGAGCGTTACGGCGTCGCCGCCTCTTTATCGCCGCGCTGGCGGGGACACCCGAAGCCGATCCTGATTCCGCCCAGCGTCTCCTTTCTCGTTCATCGACATTCAGCGGAGACACGACGTATACCGCACGGCATGCAGCCGGGTCCTGTGGTCCCGCGCCGGACGACCGGCGCGGGACCACAGGCACTGGCGGGTCAGTTCGCGCAGACGGCGTACGCGCGCACCTTCCAGTTGCCGCTGAAGCCGTTCTCGTCCTCCATGGCGCGGACGGTGACGACGGTCGAGCTGGTGGCCCGCATCTCGGTCAGGCGCACCTGCCCGTCGCCACCGAGGATCTCGCCGCCCACCCCGTGCACGCGCGTGCCGGGAGGGCAGGTGGCGGTGACCGACTGGACACCGGCGGAGCTGTAGACGCTGTCGTCGATCACGCGCTGCTCACCGGGCAGCGGGTCGGCGCAGATCGCGGTGGCGTCCAGCCACCAGGTGTCGGCGAAGCCGGTGCCGTCCTCGGCACCCGCCACCACGACGCTGTTCTGGTTGATGCGCAGGTCCTCGAGGATGACCTCGCTGTTCGACGCCCCGACGACCGCGCCACCGACCCCGATGGCGTGCTTGCCGGCCGGGCAGGACTTCTCGAACCAGTTCGACGTGCCGAAGCTGGGCGCCGAACTGCCGGACACGGTCACCAGGCCCGGCGGCGGCGTGGCGCACAGCGCGCTCGCCGTGACCGCCCAGTTGCCGGCGACGCCGTTCTCGTCCTCCCGGCCGGTCACCGAGTACGCGTCCGAGCCGACCAGCGGCCGCATGATGTCCATGCCGACCTGCCCGAGGCCGGAACCGGTGATCGCACCGCCACCGCCGATGACCTTGGTGCCGGCCGGGCAGGTCGCGTTCTGCGACTTCGCGACGCTGTTGCTGGGGCCGGTCGTCGTCTTGATGCTCAGGCCGGGCACCGCCGCCACCGGCCCGGTGAGGGCCAGTTGGCCGAGCACGAGCGCGCTCAGCGCGGCTCCGCCCACGGCTGCCGTCCGACGCGACCACGGGTTCCGGTTCGATCCTTCTCGCATGGTGTCTTCCCTAATCTCAGGCTGTTCGGTTGCGATGACACCGGTAGGAGCGCGGTCGGGTCGGGATGCCAACAGAAAGCTCCAAGAAAAAAATTCCGCGGTTCTAATTGACCGGTCGACGAGCAGCGGGAGACACGGATGGACACGGCGGGACGGGACGACACCGCACTGGTCGAGGCGGTGCGTCGCGGCGAACGGGCCGGGCTGGAGGGCATGTACCGGCGGTACGCCGACCGGCTGTACACGTACGCCCGGACGATGTTGCGCGAGCCGGAGGCCGCCGCGGACGCCGTCCACGACGCGTTCCTCACCGCCAGCCAGCGCATCGGCCAGCTCCGGGAGCCGGACCGGCTGCGCTCCTGGTTGTACGCGATCGTGCGCACCGAATGCCTCCGGCAGCTCCGGGAACGGTCCCGCTCGCTGCCGCTGGAGGAGGCCGGCGAGCCGGTGGCCGACGCCGCCGATCCGGGCACGGGCGTCAACGCCGAGCAGGTACGCGACCTGGTGCACACCGCGGTCGCCGCGTTGAACCCGGGCGACCGGGAGGTGGTCCACCTGGCCATCCGCCACGATTTGTCGTCCGCCGACATCGGCGCGGCCCTCGGGGTGCCCGCGAACCACGCGCACGCCCGCCTGTCGCGCGCCCGCTCGCAGCTCGAACGGGCGCTGGGGGCGCTGTTGGTGGCACGCAGCGGAGCCCGGGACTGCCCGACCCTCGCCGGCCTGATCGACGGCTGGCAGGGCCGGCTCACCCCGACCCTGCGCAAGCGGGTCTCGCGGCATATCGAGAGCTGCGCGGTGTGCGGGCTGCTCCGGCGGGAACAGCTCAGCCCGGCGGCGCTGCTGTCGGCGTACACGGCACCGGCCTTCCTGGTCGTCGCCGACACGGTGTGGCCGAGACTGACCGAGGCCAGCGCGACCGACGTCCCGGCCGACGCGGGGGCTGATGTCCCGGCCGACACAGCGGCTGACATCCCGGCCGGCGCGCCGGCCGACACGACGGGTGCGGTCACGGCCGGCCCGGCGACCGACCAGGTGCCGGCGGACGGCGGGTCGGTGCCGCCTGGTGTGGCGCACGCCGTGCGGACGACCTCGTCGGCGAACCACGGCCGGCGCCGCCGGCGGCTGGCCGGGACGGTAGCCCTGCTGGTCCTCCTCGCCGCGTTCGGCACCTGGGCACTGGCACCGGGGCGCCCGACCGCCGCGCGGGACGGCTCCGGCCGACCGGTGTCCGAGACGCTCGGATCACCGGCCGGTGTTCCTGTGGCACCCGACTCCACGCCGTCGTCCGTCACGACCCCGTCAGCCGGCACGTTGGCTGCCGACCCGCCACCGGCCGGCGCCGCCGCTCCGACGTCCGGGACCGCTGTCGGGCCGGCGGACGGTGACGGGGCTGCCCGGACCGAGTCGCCCGAGGCCGCGCCCGGTGGCGTCGCACCGGTGCCGGCACCGGCACCGACCAGGCCGTCGGCCGGGCCCCGGCCGACGGCCGCACCGCAGATCGCCGCGCCGTTCACGGTCTCCGCCACCGCTCACGTGCGGTGCGGATCGGAGACGTACAGCCTCGTGGTGCAGGCCACCGGCAGCGCCACGCTCCGCGCCGCCGAGGTGCGCTGGGCACCCACCGGAGGCAGGACGTCGGTGCGGGCGATGACGGTGGACGGGTCGGCTGCGCGGTCAACCGTCGGGCAGTTGCGCACGCCGGCGCTGACCTGGTCGGTGCGGGCGACCACAGTGGATGGCCGCACGGCGCAGAGCCCGAGCTACCCGGTCACCGATCCTTGCGTCCGACCGGGATAGTCGGGACGGTCGTGGGTGGTCTGCGGAACAAGCGCTCGGCAGCAAGCCCGGCGCGACGTCCTGTTTGTTCCTCCTGGGCCGTCCGGTCCGGATGGCTGAAATACGGTGTCGGGGTGACGCTGAGACTTGAGCCGATGACCGACGAGCAGTACCTCCGGTACCGGCAGCAGGCGGAAACGAACTACGCGCGCAACATCTCAGACTCGGGTGCGATGCCGGTGCAGGAGGCGCAGCAGAAGGCGCAGGAGGAGTACGCGAAGCTCCTGCCCGACGGTCTGGCGACGCCGGATCACCATCTCTGGACGGCCTACGACGGCGACGACGAGGTCGGCATGCTGTGGCTGCACGTCGAGCAGAAGTCGGACGGCGCGCACGCCTTCGGCTACGACTTCGAGGTGCGAGCGGACCTGCGGCGCAAGGGCCACGGTCGGGCCATGATCGAGGCCGCCGAGAAGTGGTGCCGGGAGGAGGGTGTCGTCTCGATCGGCCTGAGCGTCTTCGGCTTCAACCTGCCCGCCCGGACGCTCTACGAGCAGATGGGCTTCGAGGCGACCGCCATCCAGATGCGCAAGCGGCTGTAGTTTTGGGGCGATGAGCTACGCGGAGGTCGGCGGGCTGCGCCTGTGGCACGAGGAGCACGGCACCGGCCGTCCGCTGCTGTTGCTGCACGGCGGCTTCGGCGCGGTGGAGATGTTCTCGGCGATCCTGCCGGCCCTGGCCGCGCGCCGCCGGGTGATCGCGGTCGACCTCCAGGGCCACGGGCGTACCGCTGACGTCGACCGTCCGCTGCGCTACGAGTCGATGGCCGACGACGTCGCGGCGTTGATCGACCACCTCGGCCTGACCGAGGCCGACGTGCTGGGCTATTCGCTCGGCGGCGGCGTGGCGTTGCGTACCGCGATCCAGCACCCGGCGGTGGTGCGGCGGCTGGTCGTCGTCTCCGCTCCTTACCGGCGAGAGGGCTGGTATCCGGGGGTGCTGGCGGGTATGCCCGACCCCGACGAGGCGGCGGGCGAGCGGATGCGCGGCACCCCGTCGCATGAGCTCTACTCGCGCATCGCACCCCGGCCGGGGGACTGGTCGCGGCTCTGGGCGAAGACGGGCGAGCTGCTGCGGCGCGACTACGACTGGTCGGCCGAGGTGGCGGCCCTGACCGTGCCGACCCTGCTGGTCTTCGCCGACGCCGACTCGGTCAGCACCACGCACATGGTGGAGTTCTTCGGGCTGCTCGGCGGCGGCCATCGCGACGCCGGCTGGGACGGCACCGACCGTCCGGCCTCCCGGCTCGCCGTGCTGCCTGGGCTCACCCACTACGACATCGTCGACTCGCCGGCGCTGCCCGCCGCCGTCCTGCCGTTCCTCACCCACCCGGTGTCGCCGCCCGGCTGACGCCGACACGGTGCCGGGCCTCGGGGTCGGCGAGGTGTGTCATGCAGGAGGGACCGGCTACTCAGCTTCGCGGGGGCGGGCGTAGTGGAGGATGACCACGCCGCTGTCGAACGGGCGGGTGTCGACCAGGTCGAACCGGCGCGGGTCGAAGCCGCGGGCGGCGAGCGGGATGCCGCTGCCGACCACGTACGGGTTGAGCTTGATGATCAGTTCGTCGACCTGGGGCAGGAGTTGGCCGGCGAGCTGGCCGCCGCCGCAGAGCCAGATGTCGCGGCCGGGCTGGCGCCTCAGCTCCCGGACGAACTCCACCGGGTCGGTGGAGACGATCTCCACCTCCGGCTCCGCTGCCGGCGGCAGGGTACGGGAGAAGACGTACTGCTTGAGGTGGGCGTACGGGCTGGTGACGCCGACCTTCAGCGCCGGGTCGTAGGTGGCCCGGCCCATCACCAACGAGTCGAAGCGGCCCTCCGGCTCGTCGATGCCGAACTGCGGGTGGGCGAACGTGGGAAATGTCTGCGACCAGTTCGCCGCCAGGTGGGCGGCCAGGTCGGGGTCCAACTGGAAGAAGTCGTACGCCCCGTCTGGGGCGGCGATGAAACCGTCGAGGGTGCTGGCGACGTAGTACACGAGCTTGCGCATAGAGTTCCCCAATCACTACTGGTGTCGTGGATCAAGTTACTACATGCGTAGTGGTTGTTGGCTAGGGTGTTTCCCATGGCGAGAAAC
This window harbors:
- a CDS encoding helix-turn-helix domain-containing protein, giving the protein MRYPDGGGLSARGRAKREAVRRQAAGWFAQDVSVPEIARRLRVSQTAVYGWRKRWQVGGEQALASKGPGGSRCRLDEGRLRRLADGLEEGPAAHGFGSDQRWTLARVSDLIARMFRTRYTLRGTANIMYRLGWSVQVPAHRAVERDEAAIVTWRRETWPAGKR
- a CDS encoding transposase, giving the protein MAGGKTVAAQRQAWLVFEDEAGQTLRPPKARTWGRRGHTPVVPVAGKGSGRVSIAGLTCYRPGKRSRLIYRTITHRGRKNERRSFSERDYICLLDAAHQQLGGPIVCVWDNLNTHVSAAMRQMIDARDWLTVIRLPAYAPDLNPTEAVWSHLKRSIGNLAVTGVDHLLAIVKNRLKSIQYRTDLLDSFLAHTGLTLKPDTT
- a CDS encoding aminoglycoside phosphotransferase family protein; this translates as MPIHDDEVRATVGQMRRLVTAQCPQWADLPVTNLADELEGTDHVLFRIGNDLVARMPKIASAVDQADSDARWLPVLAPHLPVRIPVPLHVGEPGAGYPWRWTVVPWVPGDTPPRLGCDDVPLARDVAAFVHALHRMDPAEGPVKPPGSRGSALRHVDANVRRVLPRLAEHDDGFDVAAAEAAWDACLAAPDWDRDPVWIHGDLQPGNLITDAGRLVAVVDFGALGVGDPAPDVAPALWTFTGAARDAYRKAIEYDDATWHRACGWALAPSLTGIDYYRHTFPRMAEHGRRMVRAVIAELT
- a CDS encoding DUF6204 family protein; protein product: MTRKAYQVIVRGKFAPLNDEQRAALLAQADEHDVFRARFTEEGTVTYERSLLSSFTFRCVVPATEEDKEEVVIGRAEALAAAAVRELGAEHRDLTSVSTDLDSIKIRQRGR
- a CDS encoding sigma-70 family RNA polymerase sigma factor; this translates as MDTAGRDDTALVEAVRRGERAGLEGMYRRYADRLYTYARTMLREPEAAADAVHDAFLTASQRIGQLREPDRLRSWLYAIVRTECLRQLRERSRSLPLEEAGEPVADAADPGTGVNAEQVRDLVHTAVAALNPGDREVVHLAIRHDLSSADIGAALGVPANHAHARLSRARSQLERALGALLVARSGARDCPTLAGLIDGWQGRLTPTLRKRVSRHIESCAVCGLLRREQLSPAALLSAYTAPAFLVVADTVWPRLTEASATDVPADAGADVPADTAADIPAGAPADTTGAVTAGPATDQVPADGGSVPPGVAHAVRTTSSANHGRRRRRLAGTVALLVLLAAFGTWALAPGRPTAARDGSGRPVSETLGSPAGVPVAPDSTPSSVTTPSAGTLAADPPPAGAAAPTSGTAVGPADGDGAARTESPEAAPGGVAPVPAPAPTRPSAGPRPTAAPQIAAPFTVSATAHVRCGSETYSLVVQATGSATLRAAEVRWAPTGGRTSVRAMTVDGSAARSTVGQLRTPALTWSVRATTVDGRTAQSPSYPVTDPCVRPG
- a CDS encoding GNAT family N-acetyltransferase, whose protein sequence is MTLRLEPMTDEQYLRYRQQAETNYARNISDSGAMPVQEAQQKAQEEYAKLLPDGLATPDHHLWTAYDGDDEVGMLWLHVEQKSDGAHAFGYDFEVRADLRRKGHGRAMIEAAEKWCREEGVVSIGLSVFGFNLPARTLYEQMGFEATAIQMRKRL
- a CDS encoding alpha/beta fold hydrolase; the encoded protein is MSYAEVGGLRLWHEEHGTGRPLLLLHGGFGAVEMFSAILPALAARRRVIAVDLQGHGRTADVDRPLRYESMADDVAALIDHLGLTEADVLGYSLGGGVALRTAIQHPAVVRRLVVVSAPYRREGWYPGVLAGMPDPDEAAGERMRGTPSHELYSRIAPRPGDWSRLWAKTGELLRRDYDWSAEVAALTVPTLLVFADADSVSTTHMVEFFGLLGGGHRDAGWDGTDRPASRLAVLPGLTHYDIVDSPALPAAVLPFLTHPVSPPG
- a CDS encoding dihydrofolate reductase family protein; protein product: MRKLVYYVASTLDGFIAAPDGAYDFFQLDPDLAAHLAANWSQTFPTFAHPQFGIDEPEGRFDSLVMGRATYDPALKVGVTSPYAHLKQYVFSRTLPPAAEPEVEIVSTDPVEFVRELRRQPGRDIWLCGGGQLAGQLLPQVDELIIKLNPYVVGSGIPLAARGFDPRRFDLVDTRPFDSGVVILHYARPREAE